One window of the Clostridium sp. MB40-C1 genome contains the following:
- a CDS encoding DUF3892 domain-containing protein, with protein MMFGNLEFQHVITGIKRNQNGETVSYRLEDGRNVSKYEIIELAREGAIAGISSNMLEEKKDFLKNLSVSEINTNLWDLPVIY; from the coding sequence ATGATGTTTGGAAACTTGGAATTTCAACATGTTATAACAGGTATTAAAAGGAATCAAAATGGAGAAACAGTAAGTTACAGATTAGAAGATGGAAGAAATGTATCTAAGTATGAAATTATTGAACTTGCAAGAGAAGGAGCTATAGCAGGTATTAGCTCAAATATGTTAGAAGAAAAGAAGGACTTCCTTAAGAACTTATCAGTTAGTGAGATTAATACTAATCTTTGGGATTTGCCAGTAATTTATTAA